The Caldivirga sp. genomic interval TGTGCAGTGGGCTAGTATTAACTTACCCTCACCAATGTTGACAGTTGGGTCATAGAAGGCTACTGGCCTATTGGCAATCCACCTCATTAAGTAGTGCGTAATCATTGCGGTTGGGTCGGCCTCACATGTGGCTACTAGGCCACTATCATTCATGATGCTGAAGGCCATGCATGGTGTAGCCTTAACCTTACCAAGCGTATTGGCGCTTAGGCAATTAACAGTAACCCAGTCACTCCCAGCCTCATTTAAGTAATCCCTCAGGGTTAGGTAATAGACCCCTGCCCTAATCCTCCTATCCTCATCTGGTTCAGGTAACTCATACTTAACCCTAATGTTAGCCTCAGCTTGACCCTTATCAACGTAATCATTAGCAATACCCTTAGCCTCATCAATGTACTTAGGGTTCTTTAACCTATTTTCAAAATCCTCAGCGAACCTGGAGTAGGTAATGTGCCTAACCCTGAAGCCGAATAAGCCAACACCCTTAGCTAAGGTCACCCACCCACCGAAGTCGTAGTTGGGTTCACCAACCATAACCACCGTCGTATTCTTAAGCTTCTCCAATGCGTAAACAACCCTCATAACTGACTTAACTAAGCCTAAGTCACCCTCAGCCAAGACAACTCTCCTAGCTAATTCAGGGGATTGAGATGCCAAATACTTATGTAGTGGTGGTGCGAATAGTGTTCCAGCATATATGTGTTCACTAAACCTATCAAAGACTACAACATAGTCTACAACTGAGAGTAGGGCAGCTAAGACACTCCTCTCAGGATACTGGTAGAGGGCAACTGGGGCTATGGGCAGTAGAACAGACAGGTGGACACCCTTCAACTCGCCTGCATGGTTCATGAAGTCGTCAATACTTGAAACCTCTAAAACAGGCTGTAGGCTTATTGAATAACCCTCCTTAGACAAATCACCAACAATACCACTAAGATCCTTCACAATAGCCGCTAACTCACCCTCATAATCACTCATACTCCTAACAAAACCCCAGTAACCAACCTCACTAGGCCTCTCACCAAGGAATACGGTACTAGGCTTAAGAACAATAGGCCTAACCCTAAGAGCGAAAGACATGATTATTCAGTAGCTTGTTATGCTTTAAAATTTTCATACCATTACCTAGTTAAGATACGTTTACTTACCTAGATTCTGCATGAGTATAATACCCATGAGACCTTCCTCAAACATGTTAGATAACTAACGCTTAGTGGGTACTTATAAGGGTACTGGGTAAACCATCACTTATGGTTAGTATACCTGTGGTTTTCCTAGGGTCTTTTGAGCCTGAGTTTCTTAGTAAGGATGATGCTTTAAAAGTTCTTAAGGGTACTTACCCTAGTGTTGAGTTTAAGCCATATGACGTCAATAACACTAATGATGCCTTAACCCTACTTAAGTCTGAGACTGATGCCTCAGGTTTCCTCGTGTTTAACGTTAGGGTTGTTTCTCAGGGTGTTGTTAGGGCTATTCTAAAGAGTGGTAAGCCTATACTGTATATTGCTAGGACTATGGAGGGTTCACCCAATTACCTCATGGATGTTGCCGACTCCATTAGGGAGGGTTACCCAATCCTCAGTATTGCTACTGATGATGTTTTAAGTAGGAGTGTTATTGATAAGGTTAAGTACCTTATCGCCCTTAGTAAGATTAGGGGGAGTAGGGTTCTTTTAGTTACTGGCAGGAATCTCATAAATTACATGAATTGGGCATTCCCAAACGCCACTGAGGTTTCTAGGGCTGTTGCTGAGCTTCAGAGGAGGGTTGGTTTAACGTTCATATTCATGGATCTTAAGGAGTTCATTGATAAGTACTACAGTAGGATTAATGATAATGATGCTGAGGATTGGGCTGAAAAGTGGATTAAGTCCGCGTCCCAATTCCTCGACCCATCCCGCGCTGACGTTGTTAAGGCTGCTAGGCTTTACTTAGCCATGAAGGCTGCATTAAGGGACACTGGGGCTAACGTGATGGCGTTCGACTGCATTATGAATGTTAGCACAGGCTTAATTGATGCTTGGCCATGCTTAGGCTACATGCAGCTTTGGTATGAGGACATTATACCTGTTTGTGAAGCCGACGTATACTCAATATTACCTCTACTGATTGGCAAGTACCTCTTCAATAGGCCTGGCTTCGTTAATGACCCAGGTATCGATATGGTTAACAATAGGTTCGTTTACTGGCACTGTTACGCGCCAACTAATCCGCATGGTTCAAGTAAGCCTGAGGTCCCCTACATTATAACTGATGCCCACGGTGGTGGTAAGCATGCGTCGGTGCATGTTAAGTTACCAACCAATGAGCCTGTAACCGTAATGGGCTTTAACCCCATTACGGGTATTTTAAGCATTCACGTTGCTAAGGCTGTGGATAATATTTACTGGAAGCAGCTATGCGCCACTAAGCTAGTTGCCTCCGGTGATGCCAACAGTGTTGCTGAGAGGTGGGTTATTGATAATGGCTACCATAGGGTATTAATCTACGGTGACTTCAGGATGGAGGTTAAGGAATTCGCTAAGTTACTGGGGGTTAAGGTAATTGAGGAGGATAAGGTTGCCTAGTTTTTAACCTGCATTGTGACTATTGGTTACTTAGCATTATTACTCATCATGCCCCTGTGAATGTATTCTCCAACTTACAATAACTCATTAACCTACAATGGCGCAATCTAATCAATCGTTAACGGTAAAGTTCATAAACCCCATGAACAATAACATATTACTGCATTAGCATGCTTAACGGTTAAAAGCCTTCATAAATCTGCTGGTTACCCTGGGTTTCAGAGGTTTCCCTCACTCATGCCTAAGCTTCATCAGCGAATACGTGCTCAAGTATTTTACGTACAGCCCCCCTAATGTATTCATCAATAGTCGCCTTAGATAAGCCTAACTCCTTAGCTAAGTCATCTAGTTTAATCATCCTGGGCACTTCGAAGTAACCCTTACTGTAGGCTATCTTAGTTATCTTAAATTCACTGGGTGTTAGTAGTAGTGCTGCATTCCTTAAGGCATTGGCCATTATGTTATCCATATTCGCATTCTCCAACCTATACTTCTTAATAACCCCCCTCTTACCTACCATTGTTAGGAATGATTTAGCAGACTCATCATTAGGGAACATGAAGCCCCAGTGTTCAATACCGTTCTCGTAAATTGCCTTAACCTCAATGCCGCCTAGGACATGGGCCATGTACCTTGTACTATCCCCTGCATCACCCTTAAGTGTAACTAGAAGTTGCTTCGGGTAACCATCATTAAGAGGCTTAAGGGAGGCAATACCCTTAATGTTCCTATGCCTACTAAGTACCTTCAGTATGTGCCTAAGGTCATGCTTACCCCAAACCTTAAGCACTGCAAATTCAAGAATGGAGTCTCTTGAAGTATCAACGTACGCGTTAAGCACGTGGAATATGAAGTTATCGTCTGCAGTACTTATAGTCCAATCAGTGGTGTGAACATAATCAAAGCTAAGGTATGAGAAACTACTAAGTGTACTCACACTATGTAAACTTATCTACCTGTATTAAAATTTTTCTCCATTAAGGGAAATTAAAGTATCGTTTTTACTAAAGTATAATAATTAGTACTTAAATTAGACTCATCAATTAGTTAATTAATTCCACATTAGACTTATTGAATACTAAACCATAGGCCTACTTGTTTCCCTCTCATGAACTTTAAGAACCATAATTTAAACACTATGAAAATCAACACATTATTAATTAATAATTATTTTTCGGAGTAATGCAGTATTGATTATTTTAAATTCCTAAGGTATTTTATAGGCCTTATCCCTTTCATCGTAAATAAATACTATTGGCGCATTGAAGCCTGGCACTATAAATGCCTTGATCAATTCCCCTTCCACTTCATGCGTACCCAACTCTACTGCATCTTTGTGGTTTACGTTATCATTTATTGCTCTTTCACTCATTTTCATTACCTTCCCCACACTTACTATTGATCTTATACTCATTTCACTCACCTGAGTACTCCTTGGGGGTAAGGCTTTATATATCTTTCGTAGCAATGATTAAAACCAATAAATAAAATCATCAAATATAAATAAACTATATAGATCCATTAAACATTGGCGCAATCGCATTATTCCGGCGGTATTTCAGTGTATGCCATTGATATATCTATCCCGTACCGTTTCATGTTAACATACCTTGATGTAGCGTATAATGCAATGCCGAGGAGTATTGCAGCAGCTACTACGCCATAGGCCAACCAGTTACCACCCCAAATACTTGGGTACATTATGAACTCATACGTTAAGTACGTCATCACAACAATTGTTAATGAACCAGCAATCATTAATGTAACCCTAGCCGCATTACTAATACCTATTGTATTCCTCACACCCACTACCACAGCGGCGGCACCAACAGCCATAAAGTACAATAATGCACCCACAGTGGCACCGTATAGTGCTGTGAATGTGCCATAGAATAAGCCAACAGCCACTATTAAGGCTGATGAAACACCCAGATCAAATAAGTGCGCGTAAACTGGTGAACCAAACCTTGGGCTTAGGTAGGTGAAGAAGCTTGGCCAAACTCTATCGAAGGCAAGCGCAAACCAGTACCTAACAGCTACTATTGCACCATAGGCAAGTAAGGAGAGGTACCAGGTAACTGACGCAATACCTATTAACCAACTTAACACTGCATTGTGAGCGGAGACCATTGCGATGGTCCAAAAGTTAACATTACCATTAACTAAACCGTTAATGTTAGGGTTAGATAATGCGGCGGTTACGAAATTAAACCCAAGTGAATAATACATTGCCTCAAAGCCTAGGGTTAACGTTAGCAGTGCGAATAGGAAAGCCACCGGCATATTCAAATACAATGCGCTCTTACCCTTAATCTCTGCCGAAATTGCGGGTCCAGCGTTTAACCATGGGTAAACGTAAATTGCGAAGAAGGGCAGTAGCATTAGTATATTACTCATGGAGAATTCAGGCCCTGCGTAACTGAGGGATACTTTAGAGTACGTGTAGCCTGGTGGAAGCAGTGAAGATATCGCATTAACTATCTGGGACTTGGGGGTTATGAAGAGGATAACTATGGCAACTAGTAACCCCATTAATGATGCTGTCGTTAGCGCTGTCATTAACCTAATTCCATGCCTAGTACCCAGTATATTAACTAGGACTATTAGGGCGAAGAAGGCTACTGCGGTAATTATCTCCTCGGTTAATTGCATAGTGGTGTTAACACCAAGTATGGGCAGTATTGACTTAAGTTGAAAAACTGCTGCAAAGGATATTAATGCATAGTAGGCTAGATCCTGAACCACGAAACCTAGCACTAAGCCATTGGTTAACCAAGCCAGTTTAGGACCTAAGGCTCTACCAAGCCAAACGTAATCACCACCAACCCTTGGTATATACTTGATTAACGTTGAATACACTACTACCTGAGGCAGTGCAAAGATGGCTGCGATTAATGATGCGTAAACTAGGTTAACACCTAGTACCGTTGGTAGGGCTGCTAGAGTGAAGCCTATTGTGGCTAATGCTGTTCCTATTGACATGTTTGCAACGTTTATTGATACTGCATCCCAGAATCCAGCCTCCTTAACTAGGCCTGTGGATTCCCTAACGAATAACGAAGAATTACTCACCATCATTAAGGTAAGTAATTAAACACTTTTAAACTTTGCGTTCATAATTAATGTTATTAATTTAATTAATTATCTTAAAACTGCAATTAACGTAAACTCAACACAGGATTAACTACGCGGGATTCATTAACATCAACCACACCCTTTGGTGTTACTCTAATTTCAGGTATTACAATGACTGGTATTAGTGATATGTGGAAGAGGGCCATTCTTGGTTCAGTAACACCCCCAGCATTGAGGAAGCCCTCAATACACTTAACTTCCTCGTAAACCTTCTCATAGGGCTCACTACTCATTAAGCCGCCAAGCCTAAGGGAAACCTTACACTTAACTTCCCCATTACGTACCACAACAATACCACCCCTCAAGTCCTCAAGTTCCCTTAATGCGATCAACATGTCATTGAGGTTTACACCCAGTACCAATACATTATGCGTATCACGTCCTATTGTTTGAGCTATAGCCCCAGTCTTGAGGCCTAAGCCGTGTATAAAACCCTTACCAACACCTCTCCCACGGTACCTATCAATTACCGTGACGTAGGACACGTCATTACTTGGGTCAGGGGTGATTAATCCATTAACTACAGGAACCTTCACCGTGGTCTTCCTGGTAACAGTCATTCCATATTGAATCCCCGCAGCCAATACTGATGCGCTTTCCCAATTTTCACCCACCCTTATGGCCAAATCACTTTGATTGCGTATTTGAGGAATATTGAATGGAGGTTCCATTAACGTTAAGTCACTTAATATCTTGTAGTTATTAAGTAGCATTTGGCCATTATGATAAATCACTTCCCCATCAACCACCACTGTATTGACGTTAACCTTCTCATAATTGTCTAATAGTACTAGATCACTAACCCTACCTGGTGCTACTACACCAATTAGGTTATCTAACTTTAAGTATGTTGCTGGATTTATGGTAACCATTCTAAGCGCGTTAATTGGATCAACCCCATGCTCTATAATGCGTTTAACAACGTAATCCATGTAACCTTTCTCAACAAGATCAGTGACTGAAATATCATCAGTTACTAGGATTAGTCTACTAATGCCATTACTACTCCTGCCTAATTCTGGTACAATAACCTCAGCATCCCTCCACGCGGTACCTAGCCTAGGCATCACCCACATACCCCTAAGCAGTTTATCTAAGGCGCTACTTACGTTAATTGACTCATGGCATGATGATGGTGAAGCCACTGCGTATGCGTTTAAAGCATCTTCCTCATCACTGGGTAAGTGACCGTAAATCATCATACCGTGCTCTAACGCTAACTTAATCTTGGCTAATGAATCCCCATCCCCATTAACCACTGATGAGTAATCCATGAACTCACCAAAACTATGAAATAACCCAGTGTTGATTAATTGCCTCAAGTCCTCAATCTTAAGTACTGCTCCTGGATTATCAACATTAAGGCTAGTTGGTGGAACACAGGGTGGAATCTGCATGAGTACCTTCAATGGCAAGTTAACCGCATTCTTAGCGAAGGCAATGAGGTAATTCACACCTCCTACGTTAGCTATATCATGGGGATCAGCAACAATAAGTGTAGTACCATGCCTTAAAGCCAGTTTAGCGAACTCAACTGGTGCCAGGAAGCTTGACTCTATGTGAACATGCGCATCGATGAATCCTGGAACAGCATACATATCATGCCCATTAATAATCCTTGTATCTAAACCCACGTATGCCTCATCCCTACTGGACTTAACTAAAGCAACTATGAACTTAGAGTACACTATAATTGACATACCTTCCACTACACGTCCACCAGCAACATCAATTATGTTAACATTGCGGATAATTAGGCTAGGTTTCCTTAATCCCCTCGATGTCTCTATTAGTTCGCGCATTAACCCAATGTACTCCATAATGATACTTTTCGGGAATACTGAGACCACACTGGCCTTTTCATCTACCATTAATTTAAATAATTGAGTAAATTTATAAAAATTCCCATTATAATAAATATATTATTTAATGAAATAATTTAATAACTTACCATTTAAGGTCTTTCCTAGCCGTTGAAGTCTCATCTACTTGGAAATGACCTCAAGGCTTATGTCAACTGGCTTAGCCTTCATGGTTATGTAGCTTGTACTGATTACGTCTGGATTAGCCTTAGCGTATTCATTAATGTTATCTGGGGTGATTCCCCCAGAGACCTCTATAATGGCTTTTTCACGAAGACCCAGCGCTTCAAGTACCCCTATTATCTGCTTAAGTTGAGCTGGTGTAACGTTATCCACAAGTACTGCATCCGCCCCTGCCTTAATAGCCTTAACAGCATCCTCAGCATTACTCACCTCAACCTCAATCTTATGCATGAAGGTTACCTTACCCTTAGCCATCTTGACCGCCTCCTCAACATTGCCAATTATAGCGATGTGATTATCCTTGATTAGCACTGCATCACTTAATGATAACCTATGAGTATCAGCACCACCCACGGCCACTGCCTTCTTAATCAATGGCCTTAAGCATGGTATTGTTTTCCTAGTTGCAGCAACCTTAACCCTAGGGTTAACTCTATGCACCATTTCAACAATCTCCCTAGTAGTCTTAACTACGCCAAGTAGTATGCTTAATACGTTAAGTAGGCTTCTTTCAATCATTAAGATTACCCTAGCATTACCGGAAAGTACCATCAATGATTCACCCGGGTTAAAATACTCACCATCATGCTTCAGGGCATTTGCATTAAGCCCAAGTACCTTTAATGCCTCAGCAAGGTCAAGAATACAGCATGCATAGCCGCTCTCCTTAGCCATTAAAACAGCCTTAACCTCCACATCACCTATAATAGCCTCAGTGGTGACGTCACCCAATGGTGCATCCTCCTTAACTAAGTTTAGAAGTAGTTGAGCTAATTCCTGGGGCATCACCTAGAGGTCACCTTAAGTAACATTAATGATGAGGCCGCTGAGACTAGGGATATTGAAACCATTAATGCTGACACAGCATACCAAGCTGAGTAGCCTAAGGTACTTATGAGTACAGGCAGGGCTAATCCTGATGCTAACCCAGTCAGTAAGCCGCCTAGCTGGTAAGCTAACCCTGAACCAGAGTACCTATACATTGTCGGGAACAATAGGGTGAATAACCTTGGTAATGAACCAAAGCCCATGTACTCAGAGACCATATACGCCTCAAAGGCAATAAGTATTACTACTGGGTTGCCTGTTGCCAATAGCGGGTAGAATAGTATACTCATTACTCCCGTTGAAATTGATCCAATTACTAGAATTAATAGTGGATTACGCTTATCTGATAATGAACCACTAATGAGCGTTGATGCAACACCACCCGTTAATAATGATACCGCGTAAGCCAGTAACATGAATGAGTTAGCCTGCATACCCATTAATGTGCTTAACCCTAATACCCTAGTTACGTATGTAATTGAGTAAGGTAGCACGGCGACAACAGTTACCGCGGTTATGTAGAACCAGGCGAAGGCAAGCAGCAGTACTTTAACCCAATCCCTCTTGAATACTTCAATGGCAGGGTACCTCAATACCCCACCCTTCTTAACTAGGTCCATGAACAGTGGTGATTCAATTAACCTATGCCTAATCACAGCAGCTACTAGTATTACTGCGGCGCCAATTAAGAACAGTATCCTCCATCCCCATGAGTAGAAGTATTGATGAGGCATTAGTAGTGATGAGAGCGAGAATGCTAGTGATGAGAGGGCAATGCCTATTGTTGCAAAAGCCTGAAACACACCACCCCAGAATCCGAGATTACTGTAGCCATTGGCTAGAATTACCTCGCTAACCCAAGTGGCGCCACCACCCCACTCACCACCAAACCCTATGCCGAGTATTAGCCTAGATATCAGTAGGAGAACTATTGAATATGCACCTATTTGGCTATACGTTGGAGTTAACCCCATTATGATCATTGATGCAAAGGCTAATATTAGTGTTAAAACCAAGGTAAACCGTCTACCCACCTTATCACCAATGTGCCCAAATATGAAGGCACCAAGGGGTCTAGTAATGTAGGCAACGGCGTAGGTAACCATTGCAAGGGATAAGGCTATGCCCGGTATTTTGAAGGCTGGTTCAAAATATAAGCTCAACCATACTGTGCCGGCTGCGTTAGCGGCTAGTAGAAAGTCATAGTAGTCAAACATTGTGCCTAATCCAGCGGCTAATACCGTAGATTTAACAATCCTTGAGGCTTCATTCAACTTCATACCAATGGCTGCCTACACTAATACTCCTTTAGCTTAATCATGCAGTTTTCATGCTTAAACCATTAATTCACAATGAGCAAGGGTGCAGAGTAAGCAGCCTAAATCATTAATAGTACGCGGTGCCTAGATTCATTATGGAAAATTAAATGACTTGACAATAAAGATTGACAAGCCTTGCCCCTTCTAGGGGTGGGGTAAAGGTTTTAAGCCATGGCTGGTGAGTGGCTTTGGGTGTGGGGATGCCCCGCATGGGGCTTTGGTGTGTCTATGTGTCCCCATGCCCTTGCCGCATATCCCCGAGTCCCAAGGATCTGGGAGTGGGGGCAACTCCCAGTGAGGGATAGGGATAATGGGCCTAAGGCCAGGCCCGTGGTCTACCGCTGGACGAGCAGAGCGAGGTGAACCCGCAATGAAGCAATGAGGATGAAGGCGGTAAACCACAAACCAATGAACCGCCTTGAAGGGTGGGGTTCCCTTCAAGGTGGGGATGAGGTCAGCTTAGGGCGAGAAGGAGAGATGAGAATGAGGCAATGAGGATCTACGAGGAGCTTAAGAGGGTAGGCTATGACCCAACAAGGCGTGTTGCGGGTAAAAGGCACGAAGTTACAATAACACACGAACATAATGGATAGCCCACTCAAGCCGATAGTCCGCAAGAAGCTGAGTGAGTGGCTTGAAGACGAAAAGAACGAAAGGAGGAGGGAGAGGATAGCCAAGGCAATGCAGGACCTAAAGTGCTTTGACTATGCCTAACCCACCCAAACCCACGGGCCAGAAAAATCCTTCCTTTTTCCTTCCCCCTTAATCAAAATCAAATTTTGAGGTAGTGGGTAAGTTTAAGTACGTGGTTCCAGCCCATGGCGGTATATCGAGACCTCCTGAGACTGTTAACGTTATTAACGAGAATATAAACGCAATAAATAGGTTGAGATATTTTGTGCTTAATAACATTAATGATTCCATGATGCTTGAGGAGTTGATTATGAAAATCTTCTCATCACTTGGCATAAGCATTGATTCACCACATAATTACCTATTGAATCACTCGGCCCTTCTATTATACGTTACCTGGCTCTCCGATGATGGTCTATTCCTTGAGATTAGGTTAATGAGGATTCCAGTTCCTTAATTGCACTTGGTAGTTTTCTTAAGTCATCAATAACCTTATCTGCATTCAATTCCTTAATCCACTTATTCAATACACCTATGCTCAATAACCCCATGCTCCTACATATGTCAATGTCCCTTGGGTGATCAGTAACGTAAACCGCACCCTCGACGCTACCATTATTGTAAATGTTCAGTATTCGTTTAAGTAAATCACCCTTACCGTAATTAGGCCCAAGGTCACCGAGGGCCATGTAACCGTCAACCAAGTTTAATATACCGTACTTATTCAACTCTGGGGCTAGTAAATCACCCTCAACCTCCCTTCCAGTTGCTATTACAATTAACCTACCTTCCCCCTTAAGGTGCCTTAAAGCCTCCAAAGCCCCCGGTAGTAATTCACCGTATTCACCATCATTTAAGTACCTTAACCAACACCTCCTCCAAAACCAGTAGTCAAAAGCCTCAGCACCAATGATTGAAGCCAACCCACTCCTAATACCCCTCCTATCGTAGTACATGATCATGAAGTCGCTAAAAGACACACCATTAGCATTACTCAACTTAACCAACACATCATAACAACGCCTAGCAGTATCAACAAGAGTCATATCTAAATCCACTATAACTAACCTAATCCACCCCACACGCACTATTACCCAGTAAGGTAATAAAGCTAACCCAAGCTTGAGGCTAACCAATGGAGTCCCCTCCCTGGCTAATAGGGTAATTTTCCTTAATCAACACAAGCCACACATGCTCCACATCAAGACTCCTCGGCGTTGAGATGAATAACTGAACCGCATACACCCCCTTACCTAATTCCTGAGAATACCCAAATACCCTGAAGGAACCAAATTCAAGGCCTATATACCATAGTGTGAACTCGTACCTCACTCCATCGTAACTCATTACGTACGTGAACGGTAACCCACCGGTATACGTTACAGTGGTGTTCCTTGGTCTCAAGTAAATAGACACACCATCCATGGATGCGTTGCTTAGCTCGAAGTTGAAGCTGAAGCCGCAGTCACGGCACCACACTGATAGTATAATGTACCTGTAGGGTGTTCCATTAATCAGGAGTGTCGTTTCATTAAAAATGGTGGAGTTGAGTATTAGTGAACGGGCTAACCCTGGGTCAGACCCTAAGAAACCTACAGGAAGTGGTGAGCTTGCATTTTCGTAAGCCTCCTTGGCGTCAGTTAAGATCCTCCCCAAGTACAGAAAGGCAGCCGTGTAGTTTGACGGGTAACTTGACGGTAAACTCACCTTATACTTACCGTATCCACCAGCATGAATCCCCACGTGAACCAGCACCAATGCTAAAGCCGCAATTAGGGTTATTAGGAATAGAAACCTCCTCATTAGCTACTTAGCTAAACCCTACTTAATAAACACTAATCAGTAGAAAACCCAACCCAAGCCACCAGGAGGCCACCAGGCTGAATTTGCGCCCACCACCCGCACCATCGGGCGATTGGGAGTGGCAGGCTCCCCCCTCGGGAAAACCCTCGGGGGATACACCACCACCCCATCAACCCCGTCTTCTACGGGAGCCCTAACCACCCCCAACTGGGTAACCCCAGTCAGGAGCGGCGGCCGCCTATTTTAGGGGCGGGTTTCCCGCTTAGATGCCTTCAGCGGTTACCCCAAGCGGCGTGGCTGCCCGGCACTGCCCTGCCNNNNNNNNNNNNNNNNNNNNNNNNNNNNNNNNNNNNNNNNNNNNNNNNNNNNNNNNNNNNNNNNNNNNNNNNNNNAACCCATCTCACGTTCCCCTTTAATGGGCGGGCTTGGGGGGCGGGCTGGAGGAGACTAGACAAAAAAGAGGGGAGAACTTAACAGGGTGGAGAGGCTTCACCAGCTTGGCAAACAACACAGCATTGCTTCCCCTAGCTACAAGCTTGAAGAATCTTCCTCCGTAGTTCTTAACGCTGTATCTCACCCCCAGCGACGACAGCGTCACAGCCGCCGCGTTTACGACCCTCGAATCCGAATTTCCCAACTCCACAATGGGGTAGGGGCGTCTCTTCCTTCTATCGAAGTACAGAGTGCCGTCGCTGTCAAAAAGCCCCCTCACGAAGGAAACAGTCGGTAACTGAAGAAGCCGCTCAATAGCTTCACCAATAAGTTCGTAAAACTCCTTGCTATTCACCCTAACTCTGTAATAACTGCCATATGACCTCAGATGAGGATTAAAGCCGCAGATCCTCAGCATATCAGCCAAAATCACCGCATACTCTACATCTCGGTCGTATATCTCAACCACGTACTCCCTAGCCCTTTTATTATAGTACAATGTCCCATCGCCCTTAACAACACCGGCTAAGTACTCCAAATCGCACTCCATAAAAGGAGAAAGATAAGGGGTATTTAAACCCCCTCCTGCGCCCGCCTAGCCCCACCCTTGGGAGCTGCTGCACTCCCAGGATGGGAAAAGCCGACATCGATGTAGCAAACCGCGGGGTCGATAGGAGCTCTCGCCCGCGACGACTCTGTTATCCCCGGGGTAACTTTTCCGTCGTGCCCGGCCCCCACCAAG includes:
- a CDS encoding MFS transporter, producing the protein MKLNEASRIVKSTVLAAGLGTMFDYYDFLLAANAAGTVWLSLYFEPAFKIPGIALSLAMVTYAVAYITRPLGAFIFGHIGDKVGRRFTLVLTLILAFASMIIMGLTPTYSQIGAYSIVLLLISRLILGIGFGGEWGGGATWVSEVILANGYSNLGFWGGVFQAFATIGIALSSLAFSLSSLLMPHQYFYSWGWRILFLIGAAVILVAAVIRHRLIESPLFMDLVKKGGVLRYPAIEVFKRDWVKVLLLAFAWFYITAVTVVAVLPYSITYVTRVLGLSTLMGMQANSFMLLAYAVSLLTGGVASTLISGSLSDKRNPLLILVIGSISTGVMSILFYPLLATGNPVVILIAFEAYMVSEYMGFGSLPRLFTLLFPTMYRYSGSGLAYQLGGLLTGLASGLALPVLISTLGYSAWYAVSALMVSISLVSAASSLMLLKVTSR
- a CDS encoding HAD family hydrolase — translated: MGWIRLVIVDLDMTLVDTARRCYDVLVKLSNANGVSFSDFMIMYYDRRGIRSGLASIIGAEAFDYWFWRRCWLRYLNDGEYGELLPGALEALRHLKGEGRLIVIATGREVEGDLLAPELNKYGILNLVDGYMALGDLGPNYGKGDLLKRILNIYNNGSVEGAVYVTDHPRDIDICRSMGLLSIGVLNKWIKELNADKVIDDLRKLPSAIKELESSLT